GTCAAAGTCTTCAGAAACCGGATCGAATAAAAACTGTTGACCATTTGATGTGTTAATTTTGAAGCTAGCATGACCGAGCCACTGTACTGAGAAGCCAGCGTTAATAGCTATTGTGGGATTGCTGCCAGTGAAAGCGCAATTTTGCATCTCAGCACTACATTCAATAACTGGGCTCGGCGGGTAACAATCTTTATCACAGGTGATTGGATAATCTTTAAAATCATCGTAAATATTTTTAAAGCGATCGGTATAGCCTTCTGTGGTCTTGTTTTTGACTACCGCGTTTTCTGGAATAAGAGTTTCAACCTGATTGCTAACAGAGCAGCCTGCTAATGTCGCTAAAGAGAAGAGTAATGCTAACTTCTTCATTAGATTTCCTTGTTATAATTTTTGGCCTGATTTTAACAGGTTTAACGAAACACTCTATGGTTTTAATGTAAGCAAACATAACGGGATAGGGGGAGTCTGTGTGTTTGATATGTAAATGCAATCTGAATGCTTACTTAGGTCGTACTGAAAATTATATTCAATAAAGTGCGAATTGTTATGTGTTTTAAACCTGTGTTGTTTGGAGTAGTGTTAATGACATCTTCGTCTGTGATAGCAGAAACTAAACTGACTTTACTTGATTGGTTTGTAGTTAATGACACCGTCATGGGTGGCCTTTCTGAAAGTCGTTTAGTTGTTGGTGCACACTCTGTAGAATTTAAAGGCGATGTGTCTTTGCGCAATAATGGCGGTTTTGCTTCTGTTCGTGCGCCATTTAATTTAGAAAATAAGAACGCTGAACAGTTAAGTGTTGTTGTAAAAGGCGATGGAAAGCAGTATCAGCTTAGGCTAAGAGTTGACCAATATCTTGACGGCCCAGCCTTTGTTTATAAATTTCAAACCTCAGTAAATAAAACACAAACACTTGTTGTCACAGAGGACGACTTTACGCTCATGTACCGTGGCCGTACTTTTTACGCTGACTATCAACTCAATTTTGATGATGTCAGATCTCTTGGCTTTATGATCAGTGAAAAGCAAGCGGGTAAGTTTTCCCTTGAGGTGCAGGCAATCACACCACTAGGAAAAATTTAGAGAACATTTATCGATTTTGCTTAATCAAACAGACCACCTAACCATGATGCAAATTTAGAGTAACGATCTGGAAGCACTTTACTTTCGATTGTGTTGACAAGTGTGCGGCTCCAAACACCATCCAAATTACCATTGGTTAAGTAGATAACAATGATGCTGTCGGTCATGTTTTCTTGAAAGAGCAATTTGACTCTCAGCACGCCTCCGCCATCATGACCAACCGCTTGCCAATTGCCAACTTCTTCATATTCCCAGCCTGAGGCGAAATAATTTTTTGAACCACTCTCTAACAGTGCAGGTTGCCATAAACTTTCAAGCAATGCTTTATTAACCAGCTCGCCATTGATTAATGCATAAAGAAAGACACTAAGGTCTTGAATAGTTGAATAAGCGTCAGAATGTACATTCGCATAGGTAGGGAATGTATATGGATTTACGTGTAACGCATCACCGCTATTTGGTAAATAAGCCGTCACAGATTGAAACGTCGTATTCATTCCCTTGATAAATGTATTATGCATTTTCAATGGCGTTAAAATTCGCGTTTGAACTAGTGTTGAATAAGACTGTTTAGTGATTTTCTCTAGCAGTAATTTAATCACTAAATAATTTGTTTGATTATAACGAGTGGCGCTATTTGGCTTAAATTGCAATGGCGTATTGCTCAGTGATTGAATGGCAGCATCAATGCTGTTTGGCGCAAAGACTTGCTTGTCATCATAGTCAAAATATTCAGGTAACCCAGTACTGTGGTTTAAAAAATGGGCTACGGGAATAGGTCGCCAAACTTTAGGTAGGTGCTCAAGATACTGGCCGATAGGTGCGTCTAAATTAACTTTGTTTTGTTCTACAAGCTGAAATAGCAAAGTGCTAGCAAACAGTTTGCTGAGCGAGAAAATCGGAAAAATGCTGCCTTTGGTCACTGGATTAGCATGAGATATATCCGTATCACCCATAGCGTGAGCAAATACCAGATTATTATTTTGCTTAACTAATACCGCTTGTGCCAATAAACCGTGTGCTTCGGCATTACTTTGCATTTGTAACGTAAGTGATTCTTGCAGACTATCGGTTTGTCTTGCACAGCCTAGCAGGAGTAACAAGAATAAAGCGCTTAAAGTGATTGTTTTCATTGAAGTTCATGCTCCTTGCAAAATAGCCCTGCGATTCTACTTTGTTTTATCGGAACAAAAAAGAGCCACATGATGAGCGGCTCTCTCTGAATGTTTATGTTGTTAGCGCAAACTTAAATAGCTCAAGACTTAGAAACGTACAACGGCCTTACCTGTTTGCGTAATGGTCACATCTGAATTTTGGCTACTACTTAAAATAAGGTTACAGCGACCATAACTTGGTTTAGCTATAATATTTGTCGGTAGTGTTGTGCGAGGCTCAAGATAAGCATCGCATCTAAGTTGGGCCTGACCATCACCTTTTAATGCCACTTCACTACGAGAAACGCCAACACTCTTTGGGGTATCTTTATCTAGCTTAACACTTTGTGTGATTGACGGGGTTTGTTGGTAAAGTCCAGCAATATCGGCCATCGCTTTTTGCTGTGCTTGCTCAGAGATATTTACGCCTGGTACATAATTGAGTGCCAGTAAAGCGCGTTTTGCATTTAAGAAATCTTTTTGATAAAGATACAGTTGCATCAGGTTTTGAATACATGGTACTGCAAATTCTTTTGGCAAATGCTTACGTAAGAAGTAAGCGCGCTGTAACTGCTTCTCATAGTTATGCCAATCTTGTAGTGCATAAAAATATTGAGATTTCAGCCAAGCAAAAAGCGCTTGTTCATTGAGGTTTTTAGTGTGGCTTTGCAGTTCTCCAAAGTGTTTGTATGCTTTTTCTAGTTGTTGAGCTTTAATCAGTTTGTCAATGACATCATAATCGCTAACAAACCCTTTAGAAGCACGATTATTGTTTGAGTTTGTAGTAGGTGCCGTTGAGTAAGTATAAGAGAAAAAGCGTGCCGCATCATGGGCTTTACCTTGGTAAGTAGCTGCTTCGAATTCTAGATTACCTAAGTATTTCTTGGCTTTTTCGGTCGTCGGCTTTACTTCTGAGTCGAATAAAACGGTTACTTCGCCTAATGAACCATCAGCTTTAACAATATAATTGACGAGCGTATAGCCTTCGTGGCGACTCAGCATAGAATCTGATTTGAATTGTGCGTTATTGTTTTCGATGACTTTGATTGGTGTGCTTGGTTGAGCTGATACGCTAATTGCAGAGCATAAGAAAGCAGTAACAGCGCAAAGTTTGAGTGTTTTCACAAATTAATCCCTATGTGTTTTGAATGCGAGTAAAAGCGCTATACCGAAAATAATATCAATATGAATCGTCTGAATAAATTATGGTTTTGCCATCTCTTGTAAAACACTTTTCACAAAAGGTGATTTTGCTTTGCCGTAGTCATCTTGCACAGTCAGCCCATCAGCAATAACTTGCTGTTTTGTCGCTTCGTACTGGGCACGCGCATCTGGGTTGTTGAGCATGTGCGTTTTAAAGTTTACTTGCTTTAAATGCTCCTCGCTGCCCAATTCAATGACATGTGCATGAACTTGAAAGGTTTCATTTTTAAAAATAACAGCAATATCTTTGCGAGGACGATTCTCAGGAAATGGTTTATTACTGTGTTGGTCGCTAAAACCACTACATTTTAAATGCTCGACCGCTTCAGTAAGTTGACCTGCTTTATACAATATTGAAATATCAATAATGCCTTTGCCCGCAACTTTAAAAGAACTAGACCCAAAATGAAGAAACTCGAAATCAGGATGAGCTAACTCTGCAATAACCGCTTGTGCAACGTCTAAAAATATTTCTCGCCAAGGATTAAAACTTGCTGGTACAAGTTGGTAAGGAATGAATACGACATTTGACATAGTGTATAAGCTCTTTTCTCAAAAATGCATTGTACATCATAAGGTTTGGGCGTGTTTATCTTTGAGGTATGGATTTTGTTCAAATCAAAGGCTTTCAATACGCGAAATGAGCTACGCAGCATAGGTTGCCCCGCATAATGGGTTATGTAAGTGGCGAATGAAAAAGTAGTGGAAGCCTTTGGTTGAACTCTTCGAGCAGCGCGAGTTGAACATTTATTCGACGTTATCGGCTGACTTACATAGAATAACTATGCGGGGCAACCCTTGCTACGCAGCCTCTGCCTGGCCTAAATATCCAACTCACTGCTGCAAAAGCACACAACAAAGGTCAACACGCCCTAGTTAAGGTTTAGAGGTGGCTCGCTAGTTTTCTGTGTAGTTAATTGTAAGTGTAAACAGACTATCTTCTTGTTTACTCAGGCAGCACCAATCCATTTTGTGACAGATCTGCTGGATTAAACTCATACCAAGGCCATGGCCGAGATGTGTTGAGTGTGAGTTAATTACATTCGAAAACTGCATGCCTTGGTCATTCACTTCAACATATAAAACTTGCTCACCTAATTCATTGGTTTGGCTATATTGGAGCGCATTTTTCAAGATTTGTGTGAATAGCAGCTTCAATAAATACTTATGAGACATCACTTTTGGTGAGGTTGCCGTCTTTAATGAAAGTGTTAAATCTGAGAAAGCTGAATTATTTGCTAACTCTTTGAATTCATCTACCACATTTAATCTTTCTAATTCTTCGTTATGTATTTGTTGTAAGGCCAAAATTGCTCGGCTTGTTTCAAGTAAGGTGGTATTTGCTTTTGCCAGTTGATCTAATACAGGCAATGCATCAAGTGGAATATCATCTAATTGGTTTATTCTAGACAGAGCATGATTAATTTGAGTGATAGGGGTATTCACTTCATGACTTAAAAAAGCGCTGACTAGGCGTTGTTGTATCTGCGCCTCTTTTTCCGCTTGACGAGATTGGGTGAGAGTATTAGCGAAGGTTTGAAACTCCATAAATTTGAGCTGCTCTTGTGCTCTTTTAAAGTATGGGTCGATATATCTATGCAATGTGTCTATTTGTGTTTTTAAAGTTATGTGGGTAGAAAAAATGGCGATAAGTAACATTGCTATCAGCAAGCTAATGCCCACATTAAACCAAGGAAAAAACGTAGAAGTCTCATCTTCGAAATAGTGCAAAACGTAAATAGGTGAAGCATCTGTAGTACGTATGTATGACAGAACATAAATATGTTCGTTCTCAATATTAAAGTAATGACTTTGATTATGTGGCAATAATTGCGCGTCTATTTTTTCAACAACCCAGCCAGGCAGGTCATCTTTGTGTCGCGTGATGAGTTTAAAGTCATCAGAAATAGGTAATTCAAGTTGCTGGTTGTCGGCCAGTTCTGCGTCATAGAAAAGGTAGTGCTCAGTTGTGTCATCTTGCGCAAATTCGTAGCTACTTTTCAGTATGAGGCCCCAAATTAAAACAACTAAAATTCCGAACAAGCTAAAGCGTGTCAGTAGATACTTTTTTATTGAAATGCTTGCGCTCATATCACTTTTTCTTATTCAATTACTAGTATCTGATGCGTTTGGCTCATCTATTTTAAGAACTAGCCCTTGCTTTTTAAGCGTATGTAAAAGCTGACATTCATTCGATTGAGAAAGGTTACTTCTGAGTCGAGTGATTAAAGACTTATACATATTATTATTAACATCTTGCTCTGGCCATATCTGCGTCATAATGTCCGTTTTATCGATAGGGTTAGGGCTGTGCTTTGATAATAGCGCTAATAATTGCCATTGCTGTGGAGAAAGTAAAATAACTCGCTCACCACGTTTAGCTACTCTGCTATCGAAGTTCACTTCTAAGGTGTCTAACTTAAAGTGATTGTTTAAATTTGGTTGTTTATTGACGAGAACTTTTAATCGAGCTGTTAATTCCTCAAGTGCGAATGGCTTTGTAATATAATCGAGTGCGCCAAGCTGAAAAGCCTCTAATTTATCTTGTAACTCATGACGTGCTGTTAAGAACAAAATAGGAGCGCTCTGCTGCCCTTGCCAATGTTTTGCTAATTCGAGCCCGCTACCATCAGGTAAGTTAATATCTAAAATGATGGCATCATACTTTTGCTCTTGGCTTATTCCTATCGCTTGTCCAATAGAGCGCGCGTAATCAATTTCGATGCCTTCGTTTTGTAAGAAGTCTATTGTTTGACTCGCTAAAACCGCGTCATCTTCTACCAATAAAACAATCATTGCTTCTATACTGTTACCTTGTGGTTACCTCAACCTTGATAGTGTGATGACATCAAATAGGAGTCAAGTAATGAGAGTGATGAATATGGTGTTTTCAAGTGTTGTTTTAGGCCTGGCCTGTACATTAGCAGGTTGCGGTGAGAACCAGACCGGTCAAACGAGCTTAACGGTGACAGACAAAGCGACTGTTGATAATGCGAATAAGGCAACTCGTGTTTTTTTCAATGGCGATATTTATACGGTGAATAAGCAACAAGCATGGGCAGAAGCAGTTGCAATCAAAGATAATAAAATTATTTATGTCGGTAGCGATGAGCAAGTGGAGCAGTATATTGATGCACAAACTCAAGTTGTCGATCTGAAAGGCAAAATGATGATGCCAGGGTTCCATGATGTTCATATTCATCCTATGGAGTCTGGCTCAGACGCGACGCAATTCACAATTCCTGCTTATGGTACTGAAAATGAGTATATCGATGCTGTATATGATGCCGCGAATAACAACCCATCAGCACAATGGTTAATTGGTTATGGTCATGAGGTATCGACTTTACTAGAGATGCAAAATACGCCGCTTGAGGTGTTAAATGATGCAGTCAGTGACAGACCTGTTGTTATTATGGAACAGACTTCTCACTCAATGTGGGTGAACAGTAAGGCATTAGAACTTGCTGGGATCAGAAGTGATTCGGTAGACCCTGTTGGTGGTGTCATCGGTCGAGATAAGTCAGGCCGTTTAAATGGTATTTTGTACGATAATGCTGGGGAGTTGGTGATGGAAATCGCCATGCGTTCATTGCAAGGCAGTGCCGATAAAGATTATCAAGGTCTCGTTGAACATACTATGCCCATGTTGAATGAGGTTGGGATCACGTCTATCAGCGATGCACGTACTTACTGGCAACGAGGACAATTAGACACATGGCAGCGTATTGCTGATGATGACAAATTGACACTGCGCGTTGCTTTAGGTCTTTGGGCTTACCCGCAAATGAATGATGAAGTACAGTTAGAGGCGCTAAAAAAACGTTATCAAAATAAAGCGGATAGCCTACTTAAAGTGAACCAAGTTAAGTTTTATATGGATGGCATCTTGGTGAATACCACCGCGGCGATGCATGATCCTTATCATGTGAATATATTGGGTTTATATGGTAATAAAGGGCTTAACTATTTTACTCAAAGCCGAATTGAAAAGTATTTGAAAGCGCTGGAGCCTGTTGGCTTTGATTTTAATATTCATGCTATTGGTGATAGAGGGATCACGGAGGCATTAAATGCCATTGAAAAGGCGTCTTCAAAACAAAATCGTCATCGCCTGACACACATTGAAGTCATGGACCCGCAAGATTACAAACGGTTTGCAGAAATAGGTGTGATAGCAGATGCGCAAGTTGCGGGCGATTTTACGCATCCAAATCATTGGGCCGAAATGATCCCATTTCTGGGAGAGGAACGTGCTTACGACCTAGTGCCAATTAAGTCCTTAATCGAATCAAATGCGTTGTTGACTTTGAGTAGTGATTGGAATGTGAGTACTTACAATCCATTTGTGGGAATTGGCAATGCAATATCTCGGGCACCACAGAATATTACTTTAGAGCAAGCAATTGCTTCCTATACCATTAATAGTGCTTATGCTATGCGTCAAGAGCAGTTAGTTGGATCTATTGAGAACGGCAAATTGGCAGACTTAATTGTACTTGATGGTAACTTATTTGATATGACAGCAGCACAAATCAAGCAAACTCAGGTGGTCATGACCTTGCTTGATGGTGAGATTGTTTATCAGCGTTAACACAAAGCTCAAGGTTTTTAATTGCAAAACTACCTAAGCCGCAGCAGTTATGCAGCCGCTCAGGTAGTCGATGCTTTATATCTTGTTATTGAGCGCATTAATAAGTGAAGACGGATCGTCTACACCAAGGTAAATCTTAGATTTTTTATCAATTTGGTTGATTAGTTTAATCTCGATATTCGGCACGCCTGAGAAATTATACCTATTAACTTCATTGCTTCTTGGCACAAACTCATTATGCGGCGATATGGTTTCAATATTATCCAGCGGGATATAAAGCGGATTATAGATACCGTATCTAACGATTAAGTGAGTTTGAGTTAGTGAAATTGGACGGCGTGACATAGCACGATACTCACCAATAAACAGTACCAATCCAAAAATTGATAATAACGAGATAACATTGGCAGCTAAGGGTGACCAAGCAAAATGCAGAACCAGGTGTGCAATCGGGATCTCAAACGCCATCAAAAAGATAAACCCCAGTGCATTGCCTTTTGCGTCATCTTTCTTGGCATACCAAAAGTGTTGTTCGCCAATATAGTTCTCACTCTTTATTTTATTAGCGAATAAGCAAAACACCCACATTCGCATATCAAATTGCATTAAATTAAATACTGGGCCGGACTTTAACCAGCGTTTTAAAGGAGCAATTAGGCTTTCATCGGGATCGGTGCAAGTATTTAAATCCGCTTTAATAGCTGCTATCACAGATGCAACCACCACAAGTTCGATAAAGAGTACTGACGCCATTACTAGATAACGCGCTTGCTCTAAAGAGTGCCAAATAAACTTTTGCTGAGCAGGTATGAAGTAGGCACCAAAGAGAATGAGTAATGCGCAATAGGCTATTGCTTTAATTGTTGCTTGTTTTTTATCTGTTAAGAAAACATAGCAAATCAATGGAAGAGTAATGAATGTATCAATGAGTAACGGCCATTCAGGCTTGTAGCTACCATATTCATTGAGAATCGATGACGAACTATAAAACCAGAAGTAAGTCGCAACAAGACAGATTAAAAATAACAGAGGTAATCGACTTACTAGAGTTCTATTCAACGAAAGTTCCTTATAGGTTTAGCTTGAACCTAATATAGGAATTAATCTTATCGTCTTATTTGGCCCAACTCAATTAAGTTTTATAACGAAAAACGTTCTAATAATGCGATGAGGTCTTCTTTTATCAGAGGTTTACTAATATATTCATCCATACCTGCATCAAGGCATTTTTCTTTGTCACCATTCATCGCGTTCGCTGTCATAGCGATAATTGGAATATATTGATTATTTTCACCAGCTTCACGTTTTCTAATTCTTCTGGTTGCTTCGTAGCCATCCATGACGGGCATTAAGCAGTCCATCAAGATTAATTCATAATAGTTGTCTTTATGCTCTTTAAGTTTTGTGAGGGCTTCGAGACCATTATTCGCAAAATCGAGGTGTTCAACTGACCCATTCAGCATTTGCGTGGCAACAATTTGGTTAATCGGCATATCTTCAACGATTAAGATATGCTTGAAAAGTCGGGTGTAATCTTTAGGCTGAACGATAGGGAGATCATTAATATGATTATCTGAGCCTTGTTTCAATACATGAACGATATCGAGTAAAGTGCAGGGCTTTTTACAGTATTTAACTTGTTTAAAATCAGCTTGCTTAAAGTGAGAACTAATAGATGTATTAAAAGGCAATAAGGTCACAGTATTGGTCAAGTGTAATGACACAAATCTATCGATGTCATGGCTATTTTCTAAAGACCAACTAAGTACATAAAAATGTGATGACAATTGTTCACCATTTAGTTTCGCAATTTCTAATTCGAGCATGTGAATATGCTTGTGTTTATGCACCGCAATATCAAACTTACTTAAGGTGTGCTCGCATGCCTGTAAAAAACTAGAATTATGCTCTACGAAGTGGAAATGTTTGGCCGTGAAGTCATGAATTATAGAGTGCTGAACTTGCTGATTTTCAATACTTTTGCTTGATAGAGGCAAAGTCACGATAAAAGTACTGCCCAACCCTAGTTTACTTTTAACGACAATTTCCCCTCCTAATAGTTCACAGAGTTTATTGACGATACTCAGGCCTAACCCTGTACCACCAAATTGACGTGTCGTTGAGGTATCAGCTTGTGAAAAGTGTTCGAAAATTAAATTGCATTTATCCTGTGAAATGCCAATGCCTGTATCAGATATTTGGAATTTGATTTGAGGTGTTTGATGCTCTTGAGCATAAACATAATGCGCTCTGATGATTACCTCTCCTGACTCAGTAAACTTAATCGCATTACCGATCAAATTGGTCAATATTTGTTTAATTCTAACTGAGTCTGAGGCAATGATAGGCAGAGTAATTTCATCAATATCGAGTATGAGCGCGATATTTTTATCATGTGCTTGCTTGGCAAATGAAGTGGCTGTTTCTTTGATTAATTTAACGATATCAAACTCATTGATATCAATTTCGAGTTTGCCTGATTCTATTTTCGAAAAGTCGAGTATATCGTTGATAATGCGCATTAAAGAAAGCGCACTGCGGCTTGCAATATCAATTTGTTCTGTTTGTTCTTGGTTCAGAGGTGTGTCTTTTAGCGAGTCTAACATGCCAAGCACGCCATTCATGGGCGTTCTTATTTCATGACTCATTGTAGCTAGGAAATCCGCCTTTGCTTTTGACGCGTTTTCAGCTTGCTCTTTCGCTTCTTCTAGTGCCCAATTATTGAACTCCATTTCAGAGGCATATGTAGCCAGTTGTTGCTCGGAGTTTTTGAGCTCTGTAACATCTTCAATACAAGCGAATACACCTTCAACATGGCCATCATGAGTAAAGTCGGGCGTATAGGTCGTTATGAGATACTTTTGAACCCCATCTATTGTGACATCAATCTCAAACGCGGTTTCATTGCCTTTCAAAGCATTAAAAAGGTGATCTTGAATTCTGTCATAAATATCAACAGGTAAAATTGACTTCACCGTCTTTCCAACGATCTCTTGCTCATTTAGTTTAAACAATTGGCAATAAAGCTGGTTTGCAAAACGGTATTTTTCCTCGATATCGACATATGTGAGAAGCACAGGAACATGTTGAGTTATGCCATCAATATAATGTCGAGTTTTCTCTAGCTGCTCAGCCCTTTCTTGCGCTTGTTTTATGGCCTTGTTATAGGACCCTGCAACTTTGGCAATAACATCGCCTCCTTGCTGCTTGATGATATCTTTAGGGATCGGTAACCCTTGTCTGATGGTTACACCTATTTTAGTGAGTGGGCTAGTGACAAAATAGTGAAGCAGCCAAAATGATAAACCAACCATAATCGAAATAATGATCAAGAAATTGAAGGTAAAGCTCTCTAATCGCTGATTTAGCTTCTCTTGGTGTTGTGTTGAGTCTATGTGTATCCAGAAATAGTAGGCACGTAATCTCCTTATTTCAGGATCAACAAGATATAACCAAGACAACGCATACCAATTCTCATGATGGTGGTAAATCACTTTGACTTTATCACTAAGTTGAGATTTGAAGTGTATTAACTCTTCTAGTTTTTCTTTTCCTATTATTCCAGGGTTAAGTAAGCTACTTTTTTGGATAAACAACCTCTTTGATGCCACGATATCAAGCGATTCAGGAGCAATAATCATAATTTCTTGAATGGCGCTGTTACTCGATAATGCTGCAAGTACACGTTGTAAGTTTTCTCTGGAGGCATCTACTTCAGCAGAAATACTCACACTGGTGATAACGTTATCTACTAAAGAGTCTATGAAGCGCTCATGCTGTAATCGGTATTCGTCGGCAATAAAGCGAGTGAAAAGCAAAAAAGAGCTGATACCAAGTAAAAGTAACGGGATGGTCGATTTAAGATAAAGTGAGCTCTTAATCATTTATTTTGTTTTAGCTGGTTGAAAAACATACTAGAAACAAAACCACAGGGTTCATCTATAGATTTGATGCTCCATAAAGTCTCACATACTTGCTTGGTAACATTTTTAAGAAATTGGTGGTTTATTAATTCAGATTGCGCATCACCTGTTTGCATTTCTAGGCCGCTAAAAGCTTTAGCAAATTCATCAATGTCCAAGCCTTCTAGTTTGGCCATTTTAGTCATAGCCTCATCTGGATGTGTCTGAATAAACTCATAAGATAACTGCCAAACTTGCCATAGTTTTTCTAAAGTTTCAGGGTGCTTTTTTAGATAGCTTTGTGAGATGCTGACAATATCAACCACCTCCTTAGGGATTTGGCCGCTATCAAAAATAACATGGTAGTTAGGGTTTTTTAATAACTCCGTAGAAATAGGGGGGTAAGTAACATAGGCAGAAATCTCGCCTTTATTCATTTCTTTGATACCAGACATCTGTTCAACATTTTTAATTGTGACATCATTTAAACTAAGTTTATGTTTTTGCAGACCTCTTTGTAGTACATATATACCTAGTGAGGAGACTTCTGTACCCACTGTTTTACCTTTCAAGGCGGCCATATTCGCAATTGATTTATGAGCAATAATTGCGTCTCCACCCAATGAGTAGTCTGTTATTAAGGCAATAGTGAGAGGTCTCACAGCGAAAGATTGAATCTGTATGGCTTCTATTAGAGTGCTAGTGAGCCCATCGACTTTATTATTTAAATAAACCCTTTGTGTATCGGCTAAAGAGGCAACTCTAATAAGCTCAACATTAAGTCCTGCTTGTTTAAAAAAGCCTTTTTCTTTCGCTAAGTGAAGTACTTCATAACCTGGCCATGGGTTAATTGCAATTCGTAAAGTGTGTGGCGGGTCATTTTTACAAGAAACTAAAAATAAAATAAAAATGAAGAGCATTATCTTTTTGGAAAGTTGCCACATAACTTTAAATCGAAAAGCATATTTGTATTGATAAGTATTGACCAATTTCTGGCTCTGGCAAGGCTAAGTTTTTTACTTTTAAATAATATTAAAAAACTTATCCGATAGTGATCTCAAAGGTAACGACTTGTTTCTCCTAAAAACCTGCTTTCGAACTTAGAGAAGTGTTCAATTAAAAACGATTTCACAGCCATGATTTTTGCCGTTTCTTTTAAATCAAAATGATATAACAACCATAAACTCCAGTTAGAGGGAGAAGTGGTCAAATCGAGCCTTCTTAGGTTTTCATACTTCGCTTGGTCGGCTAAACCACAGGGTAATTTGGCAATACCTAGACCTTGATCTGTTGCGCTAATTAAAGCGGCTAAATTATCAAATCGAGCGATGATTTGGGTTTTGTTAAAGTGACCTTGATACCAATCTTTATGAAACTCCAACTGCCATAGTAATAGGTTATCGATTTGTTTTGGCTTTTTAATGTAGCTGTCACTGGCATAGACGCCCCAATTCGATGCAAACAGCTTTTTGCCAATCAAATCGGGCTGAGTCGGCTCAGGAGTAAACCTCAGTGCGATATCGGCTTCTCTGGCATTGAGATCTTTTTGACTGGTGCCCA
The Pseudoalteromonas phenolica genome window above contains:
- a CDS encoding serine hydrolase domain-containing protein, translating into MKTITLSALFLLLLLGCARQTDSLQESLTLQMQSNAEAHGLLAQAVLVKQNNNLVFAHAMGDTDISHANPVTKGSIFPIFSLSKLFASTLLFQLVEQNKVNLDAPIGQYLEHLPKVWRPIPVAHFLNHSTGLPEYFDYDDKQVFAPNSIDAAIQSLSNTPLQFKPNSATRYNQTNYLVIKLLLEKITKQSYSTLVQTRILTPLKMHNTFIKGMNTTFQSVTAYLPNSGDALHVNPYTFPTYANVHSDAYSTIQDLSVFLYALINGELVNKALLESLWQPALLESGSKNYFASGWEYEEVGNWQAVGHDGGGVLRVKLLFQENMTDSIIVIYLTNGNLDGVWSRTLVNTIESKVLPDRYSKFASWLGGLFD
- a CDS encoding amidohydrolase, which translates into the protein MRVMNMVFSSVVLGLACTLAGCGENQTGQTSLTVTDKATVDNANKATRVFFNGDIYTVNKQQAWAEAVAIKDNKIIYVGSDEQVEQYIDAQTQVVDLKGKMMMPGFHDVHIHPMESGSDATQFTIPAYGTENEYIDAVYDAANNNPSAQWLIGYGHEVSTLLEMQNTPLEVLNDAVSDRPVVIMEQTSHSMWVNSKALELAGIRSDSVDPVGGVIGRDKSGRLNGILYDNAGELVMEIAMRSLQGSADKDYQGLVEHTMPMLNEVGITSISDARTYWQRGQLDTWQRIADDDKLTLRVALGLWAYPQMNDEVQLEALKKRYQNKADSLLKVNQVKFYMDGILVNTTAAMHDPYHVNILGLYGNKGLNYFTQSRIEKYLKALEPVGFDFNIHAIGDRGITEALNAIEKASSKQNRHRLTHIEVMDPQDYKRFAEIGVIADAQVAGDFTHPNHWAEMIPFLGEERAYDLVPIKSLIESNALLTLSSDWNVSTYNPFVGIGNAISRAPQNITLEQAIASYTINSAYAMRQEQLVGSIENGKLADLIVLDGNLFDMTAAQIKQTQVVMTLLDGEIVYQR
- a CDS encoding GrpB family protein — its product is MSNVVFIPYQLVPASFNPWREIFLDVAQAVIAELAHPDFEFLHFGSSSFKVAGKGIIDISILYKAGQLTEAVEHLKCSGFSDQHSNKPFPENRPRKDIAVIFKNETFQVHAHVIELGSEEHLKQVNFKTHMLNNPDARAQYEATKQQVIADGLTVQDDYGKAKSPFVKSVLQEMAKP
- a CDS encoding response regulator transcription factor, with product MIVLLVEDDAVLASQTIDFLQNEGIEIDYARSIGQAIGISQEQKYDAIILDINLPDGSGLELAKHWQGQQSAPILFLTARHELQDKLEAFQLGALDYITKPFALEELTARLKVLVNKQPNLNNHFKLDTLEVNFDSRVAKRGERVILLSPQQWQLLALLSKHSPNPIDKTDIMTQIWPEQDVNNNMYKSLITRLRSNLSQSNECQLLHTLKKQGLVLKIDEPNASDTSN
- a CDS encoding CIA30 family protein: MTSSSVIAETKLTLLDWFVVNDTVMGGLSESRLVVGAHSVEFKGDVSLRNNGGFASVRAPFNLENKNAEQLSVVVKGDGKQYQLRLRVDQYLDGPAFVYKFQTSVNKTQTLVVTEDDFTLMYRGRTFYADYQLNFDDVRSLGFMISEKQAGKFSLEVQAITPLGKI
- a CDS encoding HAMP domain-containing histidine kinase; its protein translation is MSASISIKKYLLTRFSLFGILVVLIWGLILKSSYEFAQDDTTEHYLFYDAELADNQQLELPISDDFKLITRHKDDLPGWVVEKIDAQLLPHNQSHYFNIENEHIYVLSYIRTTDASPIYVLHYFEDETSTFFPWFNVGISLLIAMLLIAIFSTHITLKTQIDTLHRYIDPYFKRAQEQLKFMEFQTFANTLTQSRQAEKEAQIQQRLVSAFLSHEVNTPITQINHALSRINQLDDIPLDALPVLDQLAKANTTLLETSRAILALQQIHNEELERLNVVDEFKELANNSAFSDLTLSLKTATSPKVMSHKYLLKLLFTQILKNALQYSQTNELGEQVLYVEVNDQGMQFSNVINSHSTHLGHGLGMSLIQQICHKMDWCCLSKQEDSLFTLTINYTEN